The Deinococcus aestuarii genome includes the window TCGTCCTCGCCGCCCCAGAAACCGGTGACGAGCAGGCCGTCTTCCCCGGTGCGGATCAGGTCGGTGTTCGCCCGCGAGCCCAGCAGCAACCCGAGCGCGTCCACGATGATGCTCTTGCCCGCGCCCGTCTCGCCGGTAAAGGCGCTGAAGCCCCCCCGCAGCTCCAGCGTGAGGTCGCGGATGGTGGCGAGGTTGCGCACCTCCAGCCGCGACAGGAGGGGCCCTGCCGGGGCCGGGCCGGGCGCGGGCGAAGGCGGCGCGGTGGGGGCGGTGGTGGCGCGGGCCTTGCGGGTCACGCCCCCGAGTGTAGAGCGTCCGGGGTGGGGCAAAGGAGCACGGGCGTCACGGTGTGGGCCCGGCGGGGGACCGGAGCGGGCGGATGGGGACGGGGCGCCGGGAACATGAAACCCACGTCACGGTCTGCCCACACTCCGGGCGGCGGGGGCTTCCAGAATGGGGGCCGCATGGGTTCCCGCTTCTCCCCTGGAGGGGGCGGCGGAACGTGAAAGGAGTAGGGACATGGACAAGCTCAACCCGGAGAAGGGGACGGGCCGCCGGATGCTGCTGCTGGGCGGCCTGAGCGCCCTCGCCCTGAACGAAGGCGCCCGGCGCAAGCTGGCTGAAGGCACCCGCGACCTCCTCGGGCAGGCCCAGGAGGCGGTGGGGGACACCGTGGATTCGGTGAAGCCCACCCTGGCGCAGGCCGCTGCCGAGGCCGGACACGCGGCCCATCAGGCGACACGGAAGACGGCCCGAACCGTGGACACCCTGCGGGACAAGGCCCCCGCCCACGCCGAGTCGGTGCTCGACCGCGCCGGGGACGCCGTGGAGGCCGCCGCAGGCACGGTCACGGCGGTGGCGGGCGCTGGGGCGGCCAAGGCCGCGGCCGTCGCCCACGACGTGCACCGGGGCGTCAAGCGCGGCGTGGAGGCGCTCGGCGAGACGGTGGAGGACCTGGCCGAGGACGCCGGGCGGGCGCTCCAGGGCACCGGGCGGCAGGTGAGGCGCGAGGTGCGGGCGAAGCAGGCGCAGGGGGCCCGCGCGGCCGGGAAGGCCGCCCGCGTGGCCGCGGCTCGCCGCCGTCAGGGCGAACACCTGCTCAAGGGCGCGGCGGCGCAGGTCAGGCAGGAGGCGCACGCCCACAACGTCCAGGGGGCCCGGGACGCCGGGGCGGCGGTGGTCTCCGCCGAGACCGCCCTGCGTCACGCCGAGCAGGCGCTCAGGGCCGCCCGCGTGGACGCCGGGAAGGAGCTGCGGGCCATGCAGCGGGCCTGGAACACCGACGAGATCGAGCGCGAGGTCCGGCGGCAGGTCGGGTCGCTCTCCGGGGGGACGAGGAAGGAACTCGCCCGCCTGAGCAAGCAGAAGGGACGTGTTGCCAAGTCCGAGGCGCGGGGCGGCGGGAGTGGGGGTCTCGTCGGCCTGCTGCTCCTGGGGACGGGTGCGGTCGTGCTCGCCCGCGTGCCCGCCGCCCGTCAGGCGATTCTGGGCGCGGTGGGCCGCGTGAGCCCGGAGGCCGCCGAGAACCTGCACCGCGCCAGCCGCAGGGCCCGCGAGATCGTGGGCACCATGTGGATCGAACACATCGAGGAACCGGCCCCCGCTCCCGCCGCCGCAGGCGGGACCCAGGCGGGCACCACGGGCGCGACCTGGGGCGGTTCGCCCGCCGCCGGGTCCGCCGCCGCGGGGGGGCCCTCGACGCCCGCCCAGAATTCCGGCAACAAGACCAACTGAACACCGCGGGGAAGGGGGGCCGCCCCACTCCCCGGGCGGTCCTCCCTCTTCGTGACCCGCGGTACACTCTGGGGCGATGTCCACCCCCCCAGACGCGCCGCTCGCCCTGATCGGTCATTCCCCGGCCGCCGCCCGCGCCCTGCGCACGGCGGGGCTGATCGCCGTGGAGGTGCCCGACGAGAACCTCGGCGCGGTGATGCAGGCGTGCCGCACCCTGCGCTTCTCGGGGGCCCTCGTGCACGGGGCGCGGGAGGGCGCGGCGGCCGGGGCCACCGACCCCGACGCCAGCGCCCGCCGGATCGGCAGGGTGGATGCCGTCGCCTTTACCGCCGGGGGGGCCCACGGCACCTACGCCCTGGCCGACGCCCTCACCGACGCCGTGGAGGCGAGCGGCTACGCGGCGCGCGGGGCAGGCGCCCTGCTGCTGGGTTCGGGGGGTGAACTCGCCCGCGCCCTGCCCCTCGTGCGGCTGGGCTTTACCACCGTCGGCATCGCCGCCGACAGCGTGCCCGACGCCGAGCGCTTCGTGCGCGACCTTCCCGCCGGGGTGCGGGCCTTTCCGGTCAGCCGCTTCGACCCCGCCCTGGCGGCCCTCGCCGAGCGCGCCGACCTGATCG containing:
- a CDS encoding shikimate dehydrogenase; its protein translation is MSTPPDAPLALIGHSPAAARALRTAGLIAVEVPDENLGAVMQACRTLRFSGALVHGAREGAAAGATDPDASARRIGRVDAVAFTAGGAHGTYALADALTDAVEASGYAARGAGALLLGSGGELARALPLVRLGFTTVGIAADSVPDAERFVRDLPAGVRAFPVSRFDPALAALAERADLIVLTGGTLPPGLLQPYHTLADLTGRANPGASGAATLDLRLLPALRLSRQLLHATGQRYRPEDLTDLAGVLA